The following coding sequences lie in one Candidatus Bathyarchaeia archaeon genomic window:
- a CDS encoding 30S ribosomal protein S15, with protein sequence MARLYSRKKGKSGSTRPVSKKPPAWCKYAPEEVEALVVKLYREGYSQSAIGTILRDKYGIPLVKQVTGKTIGEILRAEGLAPRIPEDLGSLLRKAESIRKHLEKHRSDYVNKRALALIESKIHRLSKYYIRKGILGPDWKYVPAVASVT encoded by the coding sequence ATGGCGAGGCTCTATAGCAGGAAGAAGGGGAAATCCGGCTCCACTAGGCCTGTGAGCAAAAAGCCACCGGCTTGGTGCAAATACGCACCGGAGGAAGTCGAGGCGCTGGTGGTCAAGCTCTATAGGGAGGGATATTCCCAAAGCGCCATAGGGACCATTCTGCGTGACAAGTATGGAATACCCTTGGTCAAGCAGGTGACTGGGAAAACCATTGGGGAGATCTTGAGGGCCGAGGGCTTGGCCCCGAGGATCCCGGAGGACTTGGGATCACTCCTTAGGAAGGCTGAATCCATAAGGAAGCACTTGGAGAAGCATAGATCGGATTATGTCAACAAGAGGGCCTTAGCGCTGATAGAATCGAAGATCCACAGGCTCTCGAAGTACTATATAAGGAAGGGGATCCTAGGCCCAGATTGGAAGTATGTCCCAGCGGTCGCATCAGTGACCTGA
- a CDS encoding DHH family phosphoesterase gives MADRAGLMARIGEMADAIREEAEKSSSFLVITHFDADGLGAGAILCKALMKLAIPLHIKVAQGLDEDILKEASRSRYDVVIFNEIGSGYLDLIGGIDFQGKRVMIIDHHQTAGDLPDGVIHVNPHEYGFDGSKDISGSGVVFLLSKTLDESNSDLAPLAVVGALGDMQDGGPRRSLTSLNEEIAQFAASMGSLEIREDLILYGRETRPIHRALAQTTSPFLPGLTGEEDKCLDLLASAGIRIKEDDKWRVPADLDEEEKQRLISNIIKHLSSKGINGELALELVGKIYTLSKERRWTPLRDGREFASLLNACGRMERPGLGISICMGDRGSALEEANRTLAEYRRSLAQCMGEIYSNPGRVRELREAFVILGEGLIDEGMTGAVSSMLSSSGTFNSKKVIVVSTITKKGEFKISARLSSRSKGLGINLGSILKKLSARYSGQGGGHDVAAGAQIRAELAEEFLRSLDEEICKAAGAHTS, from the coding sequence ATGGCCGATCGCGCGGGCCTAATGGCCCGCATAGGGGAGATGGCCGATGCCATCAGGGAGGAGGCGGAGAAGTCCTCAAGCTTCTTGGTGATAACGCACTTCGATGCCGATGGACTCGGGGCCGGAGCAATCCTTTGCAAGGCTCTGATGAAACTGGCGATCCCCCTCCACATAAAAGTGGCCCAAGGCTTGGATGAGGATATACTCAAGGAGGCCTCAAGATCCCGCTATGATGTAGTGATATTCAATGAGATCGGCAGCGGTTACTTGGATCTAATAGGGGGGATCGACTTCCAAGGGAAGAGGGTTATGATAATCGATCATCATCAAACGGCTGGCGACCTCCCGGATGGCGTCATACATGTCAACCCCCACGAGTACGGTTTCGATGGGAGTAAGGACATAAGCGGATCCGGGGTCGTATTCCTGCTCTCAAAAACCTTGGATGAATCGAATAGCGATTTGGCGCCGTTGGCGGTCGTTGGCGCCTTGGGCGATATGCAAGATGGCGGTCCTAGGCGATCCCTCACGAGCTTGAACGAGGAGATCGCCCAATTCGCTGCCTCTATGGGGAGCTTGGAGATAAGGGAAGATCTAATCCTATATGGGAGGGAAACGAGGCCCATCCACAGGGCCTTGGCCCAAACGACTTCCCCCTTCCTTCCCGGGCTTACCGGGGAGGAGGATAAGTGCCTAGACCTGCTCGCATCTGCGGGCATAAGGATCAAGGAGGATGATAAATGGAGGGTCCCAGCGGATTTGGATGAAGAGGAGAAGCAGAGGCTCATCTCGAACATAATCAAACACCTATCATCAAAGGGCATCAATGGTGAGCTAGCCCTCGAGTTGGTCGGGAAGATATATACGCTATCGAAGGAGAGGCGATGGACCCCCCTTAGGGACGGGAGGGAATTCGCATCCCTTTTGAATGCCTGCGGGAGAATGGAAAGGCCGGGGCTCGGAATCTCAATTTGCATGGGGGATAGGGGCTCAGCCTTGGAGGAGGCGAATCGAACTTTGGCGGAATATAGGAGGAGCTTGGCCCAATGCATGGGGGAGATATACTCGAACCCGGGCAGGGTTAGGGAATTACGAGAGGCCTTCGTGATACTCGGGGAGGGCTTGATCGACGAAGGAATGACCGGCGCCGTTTCCTCCATGCTATCCTCCTCCGGAACCTTCAACTCGAAGAAGGTGATCGTTGTCTCCACGATCACCAAAAAGGGCGAGTTCAAGATCTCCGCGAGGTTATCGAGCCGATCCAAGGGGCTTGGGATAAATCTCGGGTCCATATTGAAGAAGCTATCGGCTAGGTACTCCGGGCAGGGCGGCGGGCACGATGTGGCCGCCGGGGCTCAGATCAGGGCGGAGTTGGCGGAGGAATTCTTAAGGTCCCTCGATGAGGAAATATGCAAGGCTGCGGGAGCGCATACGAGCTAA
- a CDS encoding branched-chain amino acid transaminase has product MELEKTEKIWMDGKFVDWDEAKVHVLTHALHYGTAIFEGMRCYETDEGPAIFRLWDHLTRFYNSAKIHMMRIPYGIEELAGAIKETIKVNRMRECYIRPIAYYGYGEMGLNPKRNPINVAIAVWPWGSYLGEEGLRKGVRCKISSWIRIDTRMLPPLAKATANYLNSVLAKLEAIECGYDEAILLNSNGYIAEGSGENIFIVKDGILLTPPTSSGALYGYTRDSIKELAKDLSIPLLEREILREELFTADEAFLTGTAAEVTPIREVDGREIGSGSIGPITKRLQEKFFQVVRGKDPRYRKWLELVR; this is encoded by the coding sequence ATTGAATTGGAAAAGACTGAAAAGATATGGATGGATGGCAAATTTGTCGATTGGGATGAGGCCAAGGTCCACGTCCTCACGCATGCCCTCCACTATGGGACTGCCATATTCGAGGGCATGAGGTGCTATGAAACCGATGAGGGCCCGGCGATCTTCAGGCTCTGGGATCATTTAACACGATTTTATAACAGTGCCAAGATACATATGATGCGCATCCCATATGGGATCGAGGAGCTGGCCGGGGCAATAAAGGAGACTATAAAGGTCAATAGGATGAGGGAGTGCTATATCAGGCCCATAGCCTATTATGGATATGGGGAGATGGGCCTGAACCCGAAGAGGAATCCAATCAATGTTGCGATAGCGGTCTGGCCTTGGGGGAGCTATCTCGGGGAGGAGGGCCTGAGGAAGGGGGTCAGGTGCAAGATATCCTCTTGGATCAGGATCGATACCCGCATGCTCCCGCCGCTCGCCAAGGCCACTGCGAACTACTTGAACTCAGTCCTAGCGAAGCTTGAAGCGATCGAATGCGGATACGATGAGGCTATTTTGCTCAACTCGAATGGGTATATAGCGGAGGGATCTGGGGAGAATATATTCATCGTGAAGGATGGTATACTGCTCACCCCGCCCACGAGCTCTGGGGCCCTTTATGGCTATACTAGGGACTCGATAAAGGAGCTGGCCAAGGACCTCTCCATACCCCTCCTCGAGAGGGAGATACTCCGGGAGGAGCTCTTCACGGCCGATGAGGCATTCCTGACCGGGACAGCCGCGGAGGTGACTCCGATAAGAGAGGTCGATGGACGCGAGATAGGCTCCGGCTCCATAGGGCCCATCACCAAGCGATTGCAGGAGAAGTTCTTCCAAGTGGTCAGGGGCAAGGATCCTAGATACCGGAAGTGGCTCGAGCTGGTTAGATGA
- a CDS encoding NADP-dependent malic enzyme gives MTSVEELLKKAKLPAQFAMKYHPFYRGKIEVVPKVAVRTFDDFAIWYTPGVAEPCKAINKDKELVYEYTNKWNTVAVVTDGTRVLGLGDIGPEAGYPVMEGKALLFKYLGGVDAFPICLDTKNADEIITAVKWLQPSFGGINLEDIEQPKCFYILDRLRKEMDIPVWHDDQQGTGTVILAGLINALKLVGKKIDQVTVTMVGAGAANIAAARILIAAGVRPENMILVDSKGILHKDRTDLKDKYPQKWEMALKTNKEGRTGGLAEAMKGVDVCIGCSKPGPGVITKEMVKSMNDDAIVFACANPIPEIWPWEAKEAGAKVVATGRSDFPNQVNNSLGFPGIFRGTLDVRAKTITDEMCIAAANELAKVAEERGLKEDFIIPTMDDWEVFPREAAAVGSKAIEQGIARVKPSYKELYERAMEIIKRARDETKFLMEKGFIAQPPP, from the coding sequence TTGACATCCGTTGAAGAGCTTTTGAAGAAGGCGAAGTTGCCAGCCCAATTCGCCATGAAATATCACCCCTTCTATCGAGGGAAGATAGAAGTGGTTCCAAAGGTCGCCGTGAGGACCTTTGACGATTTCGCAATTTGGTATACCCCAGGCGTAGCCGAACCATGCAAGGCCATAAATAAGGATAAGGAACTGGTGTATGAGTATACGAATAAATGGAATACCGTGGCGGTGGTGACCGATGGGACGAGGGTGCTCGGACTCGGGGACATCGGGCCCGAGGCGGGCTATCCGGTCATGGAGGGGAAGGCTCTGCTCTTCAAGTACTTGGGCGGCGTCGATGCCTTCCCGATCTGCTTGGATACGAAAAATGCTGACGAGATAATAACGGCCGTGAAATGGCTTCAACCTAGCTTCGGGGGAATAAACCTAGAGGACATAGAGCAGCCCAAGTGCTTCTACATCCTCGATAGGTTGAGGAAGGAGATGGATATCCCGGTTTGGCATGACGATCAACAGGGCACCGGGACCGTCATCCTAGCGGGCTTGATAAACGCGCTCAAGCTTGTTGGAAAGAAGATCGATCAAGTGACCGTGACAATGGTGGGGGCCGGGGCCGCCAACATAGCGGCAGCAAGGATACTGATCGCCGCCGGCGTGAGGCCCGAGAACATGATTTTGGTGGACAGCAAGGGCATACTCCATAAGGATAGGACGGACCTTAAGGATAAATATCCCCAGAAATGGGAGATGGCGCTCAAGACCAATAAGGAGGGGAGGACCGGCGGCTTGGCGGAAGCCATGAAGGGCGTTGACGTATGCATAGGTTGTTCCAAACCCGGGCCCGGGGTTATAACCAAGGAGATGGTCAAGTCGATGAACGACGACGCCATAGTCTTCGCGTGCGCGAACCCGATCCCGGAGATATGGCCTTGGGAGGCGAAGGAGGCGGGGGCAAAAGTAGTAGCGACTGGCAGATCCGATTTCCCAAATCAAGTCAATAACTCGCTCGGCTTCCCCGGGATCTTCAGAGGGACTCTCGATGTTAGGGCTAAGACCATAACGGATGAGATGTGCATAGCCGCGGCCAACGAGTTGGCCAAGGTCGCCGAGGAGAGGGGGCTGAAGGAGGATTTCATAATACCCACAATGGACGATTGGGAGGTATTCCCGAGGGAGGCCGCCGCAGTTGGGTCGAAGGCCATAGAGCAAGGCATCGCTAGGGTGAAGCCAAGCTATAAGGAGTTATATGAAAGGGCGATGGAGATCATCAAAAGGGCCAGGGACGAAACGAAGTTCCTCATGGAGAAGGGCTTCATAGCGCAACCCCCGCCTTAG
- a CDS encoding 30S ribosomal protein S3ae, whose product MSKARKVKDKWHAKRWFPVSAPEYFGELEVASVLCEDPQKLIGRVVETTLYDITGDITHQSTKLYFMIVGVEGGRAKTILKQHEYSTDYLRSLVRRGSSKIDGIFTVSSKDGYVVRYSIVAFAKGRANSSQARAIRAIMKEVLEERAKNLDYSQLCHEVVLGKVASDIYNKAKKIIPLRHVGVRKSKLLAMPTRPFIPEEGVKAEAKAT is encoded by the coding sequence ATGTCAAAGGCTCGAAAGGTCAAGGACAAATGGCATGCCAAGAGATGGTTCCCAGTCAGCGCGCCGGAGTATTTCGGAGAGCTAGAGGTCGCGAGCGTTCTCTGCGAGGATCCCCAGAAGCTCATCGGCAGAGTCGTGGAAACGACCCTTTACGATATAACCGGCGATATAACCCATCAATCAACGAAACTTTATTTCATGATCGTTGGGGTGGAGGGTGGAAGGGCGAAGACAATACTTAAACAGCACGAATATTCGACCGACTATCTCAGGAGCCTCGTCAGGAGGGGAAGCTCGAAGATAGATGGCATATTCACCGTGAGCTCTAAGGATGGCTATGTGGTCAGATATTCGATAGTGGCCTTTGCCAAGGGGAGGGCCAACTCTTCCCAAGCTAGAGCTATAAGGGCCATAATGAAGGAGGTATTGGAGGAGAGGGCTAAGAACCTGGATTATAGCCAATTATGCCATGAGGTGGTCCTCGGGAAGGTCGCATCCGACATCTACAACAAAGCGAAGAAGATAATCCCGCTCAGGCATGTGGGCGTTAGGAAATCGAAACTCTTGGCAATGCCGACTCGGCCCTTCATCCCAGAGGAGGGTGTGAAAGCGGAGGCTAAGGCCACATAG
- a CDS encoding KEOPS complex subunit Pcc1, with the protein MQGCGSAYELRISFELPRDLAAPIARALSPDCKRLPKGLRVEVKAKGESMEALLRARDAPSLLNAAEDMFRCAEAAYGVLKELARLGKPF; encoded by the coding sequence ATGCAAGGCTGCGGGAGCGCATACGAGCTAAGGATTAGCTTCGAGCTGCCTCGCGACCTCGCCGCGCCCATCGCGCGAGCCCTCTCCCCGGATTGCAAACGCCTCCCGAAGGGCCTGCGGGTCGAGGTAAAGGCGAAGGGGGAATCCATGGAGGCATTATTGCGTGCAAGGGACGCGCCATCCCTTCTGAACGCGGCCGAGGACATGTTTAGATGTGCGGAGGCCGCCTACGGCGTCTTGAAGGAGCTAGCGCGACTCGGCAAACCTTTTTAA
- a CDS encoding redox-regulated ATPase YchF: MVGIVGKPNAGKSTFFSAATLIQVPIANYPFTTIKPNRGIAYVTAKCPCKEFGVKDDPANSICDEGTRLIPVELVDCAGLVPDAWKGRGLGNRFLDEIRRADAMIHVVDASGSTDLEGRPCPPGSHNPVEDVDFLMREIDMWLFQIVKRDWREISKGKDARSGLEAKLSGLSIGRSHIDRAISDSGLEHKRLAEWTDDDLMRFLSRLREISKPTLIAANKMDLPGAEEGLEALRRRGLRAIPCCAEAELALRRSAQRGITNYKPWMGSFKILDGAGLSYEQERALAMIMEKVLKKWGGTGVQEAINAAFFELLNAIVVYPVEDVEKLSDHRGRVLPDAYLVRGGTTARDLAYMIHTELGKGFLYAVDAKTGRRLSGDYPLKNGDVISIVSAEGRK, from the coding sequence ATGGTCGGAATAGTCGGGAAGCCGAACGCGGGCAAATCGACCTTCTTCAGCGCAGCGACCCTCATCCAAGTCCCGATCGCCAATTATCCCTTCACGACCATAAAGCCGAACAGGGGGATCGCATATGTGACCGCGAAATGCCCATGCAAGGAGTTCGGGGTGAAGGATGATCCGGCGAACTCAATATGCGATGAGGGTACCCGCCTGATACCTGTGGAGTTGGTGGATTGCGCCGGACTAGTCCCCGATGCTTGGAAGGGCAGGGGGCTCGGGAACCGATTTTTGGACGAGATAAGGAGGGCGGATGCGATGATACACGTCGTCGATGCCTCAGGCTCAACGGACCTAGAGGGCAGGCCATGTCCCCCCGGATCCCACAATCCCGTCGAGGACGTGGATTTCTTGATGAGGGAGATCGATATGTGGTTGTTCCAGATAGTGAAAAGGGATTGGAGGGAGATCTCAAAGGGCAAGGATGCGAGATCGGGCCTCGAGGCTAAGCTTAGCGGGCTATCGATAGGGAGGTCCCATATAGATAGGGCCATATCCGATTCGGGTTTGGAGCATAAGAGGCTGGCCGAGTGGACGGATGATGACCTGATGAGGTTCTTGAGTCGCTTGAGGGAGATCTCAAAGCCCACCTTGATAGCGGCGAATAAGATGGATCTCCCGGGGGCGGAGGAGGGGCTCGAGGCGCTTAGGCGGAGGGGGTTAAGGGCGATCCCTTGTTGTGCTGAGGCCGAACTGGCCTTGAGGAGGTCTGCGCAGCGCGGGATAACTAACTATAAGCCTTGGATGGGTTCATTCAAGATCCTCGATGGAGCCGGGCTCAGCTATGAGCAGGAGCGCGCATTGGCGATGATAATGGAGAAGGTTTTGAAGAAGTGGGGAGGGACCGGGGTCCAAGAGGCGATCAACGCCGCGTTCTTTGAGCTCTTGAATGCCATAGTCGTTTATCCCGTGGAGGATGTGGAAAAGCTCTCCGATCATCGAGGCCGGGTCCTGCCCGATGCCTATTTGGTAAGAGGAGGAACGACGGCAAGGGATCTGGCATATATGATCCATACGGAGCTCGGGAAGGGCTTCCTATACGCGGTAGATGCGAAGACCGGCAGGAGGCTAAGCGGCGACTATCCACTTAAGAATGGAGACGTTATCTCCATCGTAAGCGCTGAGGGGAGGAAGTGA
- a CDS encoding XTP/dITP diphosphatase — translation MKFHEAKIFFLTKNLGKFEEASEVLGRFGIEVLRLSEDKIEIQSDDLCEISKFSSLEASRAHGIPLITEDAGLFVDSLGGFPGPYSSYVFRTIGVSGLLKLLDGVSDRGAEFKSAVSFCAPGFGPLCFLGIVRGRISEEARGSQGFGFDPIFIPDGEGDRTFAEMGLEEKNKYSHRAKALEKFARWFKGEWAPQSRCR, via the coding sequence GTGAAGTTCCATGAGGCGAAGATCTTCTTCCTAACGAAGAACTTGGGGAAGTTCGAGGAAGCATCGGAGGTCTTGGGCAGGTTCGGCATAGAGGTCCTGAGGCTATCCGAGGATAAGATTGAGATACAATCGGATGATCTCTGCGAGATATCGAAGTTCTCATCGCTTGAGGCCTCTAGGGCGCATGGGATCCCCCTCATCACTGAGGACGCGGGGCTTTTCGTGGATTCCTTAGGGGGATTCCCGGGACCCTATTCCTCCTACGTCTTCAGGACGATAGGAGTGAGTGGCCTACTCAAGTTACTCGACGGCGTTTCAGATAGGGGTGCGGAGTTCAAGTCCGCCGTTTCCTTTTGCGCCCCGGGATTTGGCCCGCTGTGCTTCTTGGGCATTGTGCGCGGGAGGATCTCGGAGGAGGCCCGGGGTTCCCAAGGCTTTGGGTTCGATCCGATATTCATACCCGATGGCGAAGGGGATAGGACGTTCGCTGAAATGGGACTTGAGGAAAAGAATAAATACTCTCATAGGGCCAAAGCGTTGGAAAAATTCGCGAGATGGTTCAAGGGGGAATGGGCTCCCCAATCGCGATGCCGATAG
- a CDS encoding MFS transporter, which yields MGNSPAARFAYAILLISWFAWLWNFSYRMMVPALLPSIQASLSLSNWMAGALVGALNFGYAISAYPSGLCSAKFGPRNIIAFGIALSAAFAFLLSISTSYPAIVMFAFVAGLGLGVYLPQALALLSEYYGRRRRGAIIGIHETAAPMGQMIGPLWVGAMLSSLGWAGCLRAWALPGALIAIAFLMIAPKRGEGVKKVDKAPRGGGWPWCLYIPTILLVSFVWSANLGLISMIPLYMVRSSLADAAFAAFLMGITRFSGALGQLAGGLLSDMIGRLKVLMAIVLITAFSTVGVAFAPYGPAMIASMLVQAMAGSAFFPVTYAAISDNTSPGDRAKVIGVVNTSSGLLGGTLSPMVIGYLADSFGFKAAFLYPVVVGFLACPLALQLRIRLH from the coding sequence ATGGGGAACTCCCCCGCGGCGAGATTCGCGTATGCCATATTGCTCATAAGCTGGTTCGCTTGGCTCTGGAACTTCTCCTATAGGATGATGGTCCCGGCCCTCCTGCCCTCCATTCAAGCCTCGCTCTCGCTATCCAATTGGATGGCCGGGGCCTTGGTCGGGGCCTTGAACTTCGGATACGCCATCTCGGCCTATCCCTCGGGCCTCTGCTCAGCCAAATTCGGGCCTAGGAACATCATAGCCTTCGGGATAGCCCTCTCGGCCGCATTCGCATTTCTCCTCTCGATCTCCACATCCTACCCTGCCATTGTTATGTTCGCTTTTGTCGCGGGCTTGGGCCTAGGGGTTTACCTCCCGCAGGCCTTGGCGCTCTTATCGGAGTATTATGGAAGGCGGAGGAGAGGGGCGATTATCGGGATCCATGAAACGGCCGCCCCAATGGGGCAGATGATCGGCCCCCTATGGGTCGGCGCCATGTTGTCCTCGCTTGGATGGGCTGGATGCCTAAGGGCTTGGGCGCTCCCCGGGGCCTTGATAGCGATCGCGTTCCTGATGATCGCCCCAAAACGGGGAGAGGGCGTCAAGAAGGTCGATAAGGCGCCTAGGGGAGGGGGATGGCCATGGTGCCTTTATATCCCAACCATACTATTGGTCAGCTTCGTATGGTCGGCAAACTTGGGCCTCATATCCATGATACCGCTATATATGGTCCGCTCCTCACTCGCCGACGCGGCCTTCGCCGCCTTTTTGATGGGAATCACGAGGTTCTCAGGGGCCCTCGGCCAACTCGCAGGCGGCCTCCTGTCGGACATGATTGGAAGACTCAAGGTGCTGATGGCTATCGTCCTCATTACGGCCTTTTCCACGGTAGGGGTGGCCTTCGCCCCCTATGGCCCAGCGATGATCGCCTCCATGCTCGTTCAAGCTATGGCGGGCTCGGCCTTCTTTCCCGTGACCTATGCCGCCATCTCCGACAATACCTCGCCCGGGGATAGGGCCAAGGTCATCGGCGTGGTGAATACCTCGTCCGGACTCTTGGGAGGGACCCTCTCCCCGATGGTCATAGGCTATCTAGCGGACTCCTTTGGCTTCAAAGCGGCCTTCCTCTACCCAGTGGTGGTGGGGTTCTTGGCGTGCCCTTTGGCCCTACAACTGAGAATCCGCCTCCATTGA
- a CDS encoding sugar phosphate nucleotidyltransferase: MARAIREAAILAAGLGTRLLPLTENRPKAMIPVGGKPLIDHILSALKASGIGRAIVVIGHGGEKITSFVGDGGRWGIEVEYAVQGNYSGTADALRVAGEFLREDRFLLVYGDLFVGFSSIRSVLEAWEGFGGFAVVGAVEVPDHRDFGVLIVEGDSLVDLIEKPVGPKPEHALANAGIFALSSEILKFVSRTGPSERGELELTDSIRMAINEGHEVRISRLDESDWMDLGRPWDVLEANRRALLKAGRKIEGEVEKGAEILGDVIISRGAVVKRGSYVEGPAFLGEGAIVGPNSRIRPYTSLGDGVRVGNFCEIKNSVIQRGTKIPHLSYLGDSIVGEDCNFGAGTIVANLRLDSRTIRMKIKDKIVDTGLRKLGAVIGDGVKTGINVSIMPGVKIGGGALIGPGCVIYDDVEPRARVFCKQELIIKPP, translated from the coding sequence ATGGCGCGCGCGATAAGGGAGGCAGCGATCCTAGCCGCCGGCTTGGGTACGAGACTGCTTCCCTTAACCGAGAATAGGCCGAAGGCCATGATACCCGTTGGAGGTAAGCCATTGATTGATCACATCCTCTCTGCCCTGAAGGCCTCCGGGATAGGGAGGGCGATCGTTGTGATAGGACATGGAGGGGAAAAGATCACCTCCTTCGTTGGGGATGGTGGCAGATGGGGGATTGAGGTGGAATATGCCGTCCAAGGGAACTATTCCGGCACCGCCGATGCCTTGAGGGTGGCCGGCGAATTTCTGCGCGAAGATCGCTTCCTTTTGGTCTACGGCGATCTCTTCGTGGGCTTCAGCTCCATAAGGTCCGTCCTCGAGGCTTGGGAGGGCTTTGGGGGATTCGCAGTAGTTGGCGCCGTCGAAGTCCCCGACCATCGGGACTTTGGCGTATTGATCGTGGAGGGGGATTCGCTTGTGGACTTGATCGAGAAACCAGTTGGCCCTAAGCCGGAGCATGCCCTCGCGAACGCCGGTATCTTCGCCCTCTCCTCGGAGATCCTGAAGTTCGTTTCAAGGACGGGGCCCTCGGAGCGTGGGGAGCTGGAGCTAACGGATTCGATCAGGATGGCTATAAACGAGGGCCATGAGGTAAGGATTTCACGCTTGGATGAATCGGATTGGATGGATTTGGGAAGACCTTGGGATGTTTTGGAAGCGAACAGGAGGGCCCTTTTAAAAGCGGGCAGGAAGATCGAGGGTGAGGTCGAGAAGGGGGCGGAGATCCTCGGGGATGTGATCATATCGAGAGGGGCCGTCGTGAAGCGCGGATCCTACGTGGAAGGGCCCGCATTCTTGGGGGAGGGGGCGATCGTGGGCCCCAATTCTAGGATAAGGCCCTATACATCGCTCGGGGATGGGGTGAGGGTGGGGAACTTCTGCGAGATCAAGAACAGCGTGATCCAAAGGGGGACCAAGATCCCACACCTCTCGTACCTTGGGGATAGCATAGTGGGGGAAGATTGCAACTTCGGGGCTGGGACCATAGTGGCGAATCTTAGGCTCGATTCAAGAACGATAAGGATGAAGATCAAGGACAAAATAGTGGATACGGGGTTGAGGAAGCTCGGAGCCGTCATAGGCGACGGGGTTAAAACAGGAATCAATGTGAGCATAATGCCCGGGGTCAAGATAGGCGGAGGTGCGCTGATAGGGCCGGGCTGCGTAATCTACGACGACGTGGAGCCTAGGGCAAGGGTATTCTGTAAACAGGAGTTAATCATCAAGCCTCCCTGA
- a CDS encoding KEOPS complex kinase/ATPase Bud32, with product MTLLKKGAEADLYLGEWYGMKAVYKVRVRKGYRIPQLDRRIREERTAREASMLHEVKLLGVPAPSVYNVDLRSKTIVLEFIEGIRMKEALELKGSKPLPLFEIGECVGRMHFNGIIHGDLTTSNIMLREEGGIALMDFGLSFRSSDEEDMGTDLLILKRALGSLHHERAKEVLERILKGYRSIIGFADDVIRKMLEVERRGRYFSER from the coding sequence ATGACCTTGCTCAAGAAGGGTGCTGAGGCCGACCTATATTTGGGGGAGTGGTATGGCATGAAAGCTGTATACAAAGTGAGGGTTCGAAAGGGATACAGGATCCCCCAGCTGGACAGAAGGATAAGGGAGGAGAGAACGGCTAGGGAAGCCTCCATGCTTCATGAGGTAAAGCTATTGGGGGTTCCAGCCCCCTCCGTTTATAACGTCGACCTTCGCTCCAAGACCATAGTTTTGGAGTTCATCGAAGGCATTAGGATGAAGGAAGCCTTGGAGCTCAAGGGATCTAAGCCGCTCCCCCTATTCGAGATCGGGGAATGCGTGGGGAGGATGCATTTCAATGGCATAATCCATGGGGACCTCACGACCTCCAACATAATGCTTAGGGAGGAAGGCGGGATCGCCCTGATGGATTTCGGGCTTAGCTTCAGATCGAGCGATGAAGAGGACATGGGGACCGATCTACTCATATTGAAGAGGGCCTTAGGGAGCCTCCATCATGAGCGGGCGAAGGAGGTCCTTGAAAGGATCTTGAAGGGTTATCGCTCCATAATTGGGTTCGCGGACGACGTCATCAGGAAGATGCTCGAAGTGGAGCGAAGGGGGAGGTACTTTTCCGAGAGGTGA